Proteins encoded together in one Shewanella acanthi window:
- a CDS encoding DUF3142 domain-containing protein, with translation MTPLSQLTAAHLKKHLKQILFSSLPRVTVLLVFVTFVVIAIFTTLTNTPYVEEKKLDTSHQVSFSDRHSNTPSSKAIQSVTLEHEVYIWQRQWRSEHQTALKQSEAAFSGLRILALQAHPKSGINDSWFEVAVNHQYLKADPRPKIAVIRLDGQLARLDEAQIISHIQQMLRHWQEQGTVIQGIEIDHDSASSKLGAYRGLLQKLRAQLPPTLQLSITALPAWLNSPEFPSLLSHIDELVLQIHSVSDPRKGLFDPIKGAQWVKQVSKISTVPFLIALPSYGSAVYSTDKGFEVESEVALHRNRNGTDKMQELMADPKALQSFIQQLQQRKLPKLKGIIWFRLPLEGDRRIWPLSTLMDVINQKPLVANIELEIGLIGSYSAQAAINSNASHLTAKLYQLALFNRGNVAGILPNKIQLLGTNCMTKDGQNGYLVSTNKDEIVWQLPERKDSDNTLMNVTPSNGLPTEQAATLAPNSRRVIGWACCDSLTLQDIYAP, from the coding sequence ATGACTCCATTATCCCAACTCACCGCGGCGCATCTTAAAAAGCACCTAAAGCAGATTTTATTTTCAAGCCTGCCACGTGTTACTGTACTGCTTGTTTTCGTCACTTTTGTCGTTATTGCCATTTTCACCACGCTGACAAACACGCCGTACGTCGAAGAAAAAAAGCTTGATACATCTCATCAGGTTTCGTTTTCAGACAGGCACTCAAACACGCCATCGAGCAAGGCTATTCAATCCGTCACCTTAGAGCATGAGGTCTATATCTGGCAGCGCCAATGGCGCAGCGAACATCAAACGGCACTCAAACAAAGTGAAGCGGCATTTAGCGGCTTACGTATCCTCGCCCTGCAGGCCCACCCCAAATCCGGCATTAACGACTCTTGGTTTGAAGTGGCTGTTAATCATCAGTACCTAAAGGCTGACCCGCGCCCTAAAATTGCCGTGATTAGGCTAGATGGTCAGCTCGCAAGGCTAGATGAAGCACAAATCATCAGCCATATTCAGCAAATGCTGCGCCACTGGCAAGAGCAAGGCACGGTTATCCAAGGGATTGAAATCGACCACGATAGTGCAAGCAGCAAGCTTGGCGCCTATCGCGGTTTGCTGCAAAAACTCAGGGCGCAGCTCCCTCCTACACTACAACTGAGCATCACCGCCCTACCCGCTTGGCTTAATAGCCCAGAATTCCCTTCACTCTTAAGTCATATCGATGAACTGGTACTGCAAATCCATAGTGTTAGCGATCCCCGTAAGGGATTATTCGATCCCATTAAAGGCGCTCAATGGGTTAAACAGGTTTCCAAAATAAGCACTGTCCCTTTTCTTATTGCGCTCCCAAGTTACGGCTCGGCGGTCTACAGCACAGACAAAGGCTTTGAGGTGGAAAGTGAGGTTGCGTTACACAGAAATAGGAATGGAACGGATAAGATGCAGGAGTTGATGGCTGATCCCAAAGCATTACAGTCGTTCATTCAACAATTGCAGCAAAGAAAGCTTCCAAAACTTAAGGGGATTATCTGGTTTCGATTACCACTAGAGGGCGATAGACGCATCTGGCCACTTTCGACCTTGATGGATGTCATTAACCAAAAGCCCCTTGTCGCCAACATTGAGCTTGAGATTGGGCTCATCGGCTCGTACTCGGCGCAAGCTGCAATTAACTCTAATGCGTCTCATCTTACGGCTAAGTTGTATCAATTGGCGCTATTCAATCGCGGTAACGTCGCAGGCATATTACCCAATAAAATTCAGCTCTTAGGCACAAACTGCATGACTAAAGATGGCCAAAACGGATACTTAGTTTCCACCAATAAAGATGAAATAGTATGGCAATTACCGGAGCGGAAGGATTCTGACAACACTTTAATGAATGTCACTCCGAGTAATGGGTTACCCACAGAGCAAGCAGCCACACTCGCCCCCAATAGCCGAAGAGTGATAGGCTGGGCATGCTGTGACTCATTAACTTTACAGGATATTTATGCGCCATAG
- the purT gene encoding formate-dependent phosphoribosylglycinamide formyltransferase → MIGTPYTEGARRAMLLGCGELGKEVAIELQRLGVEVIGVDRYPNAPAMQIAHRSHVINMLDAKALRAVIELEKPHLVIPEIEAIATQTLVEMEAEGVNVVPTARATQLTMDREGIRRLAAETLGLPTSPYFFCDTETEFNQAISEIGIPCVVKPVMSSSGKGQSVIRDAALSHNAWQYAQEGGRAGGGRVIVEGFIPFDYEITLLTISAVNGIHFCAPIGHRQEDGDYRESWQPQAMSAEVLAKSQAIASKVVEALGGYGLFGVELFVKGNDVYFSEVSPRPHDTGLVTLISQDLSEFALHVRAILGLPIPNIHQHGPSASAVVLVEGKSQNIRYQGLSEALAAPNTQLRLFAKPEIDGRRRLGVALARDTDIQSAVNKALDSASKVKVIF, encoded by the coding sequence ATGATTGGCACTCCCTACACAGAGGGCGCACGTCGCGCCATGTTGCTCGGCTGCGGCGAACTTGGAAAAGAAGTTGCAATTGAACTGCAACGTTTAGGCGTTGAAGTCATTGGTGTAGACCGCTACCCTAATGCTCCTGCGATGCAAATTGCCCACCGTTCTCATGTGATCAACATGCTCGACGCCAAGGCACTGCGCGCGGTGATTGAGTTAGAAAAACCTCACTTAGTGATCCCTGAGATTGAAGCCATTGCGACCCAAACCTTAGTAGAAATGGAAGCGGAAGGTGTAAACGTTGTCCCTACAGCGCGTGCAACTCAGCTCACCATGGACAGGGAAGGCATTCGTCGCCTCGCTGCCGAAACCTTAGGTCTGCCAACCTCACCGTATTTCTTCTGCGACACAGAAACCGAATTCAATCAAGCCATCAGCGAAATCGGCATCCCTTGCGTCGTTAAACCAGTGATGAGTTCTTCAGGCAAAGGCCAGAGCGTTATCCGTGACGCAGCCCTAAGCCATAACGCATGGCAATATGCCCAAGAAGGTGGCCGCGCTGGCGGTGGTCGCGTGATTGTGGAAGGCTTTATTCCCTTCGATTACGAAATCACGCTGTTAACCATCAGCGCCGTAAACGGCATTCACTTCTGCGCGCCTATCGGCCACAGACAGGAAGACGGCGATTACCGTGAATCATGGCAGCCGCAGGCCATGTCGGCCGAAGTGCTGGCTAAATCCCAAGCTATTGCGAGCAAAGTTGTTGAAGCCTTAGGCGGTTACGGTTTATTTGGCGTTGAGCTATTCGTTAAAGGCAATGACGTCTACTTCTCCGAAGTATCCCCTCGCCCACACGATACTGGGCTTGTCACGCTTATCAGCCAAGACCTATCAGAGTTTGCGCTGCACGTTCGCGCGATCCTAGGATTACCTATTCCAAACATCCACCAGCACGGCCCAAGCGCCTCTGCGGTAGTGTTAGTTGAAGGTAAATCGCAAAACATTCGTTACCAAGGTCTATCTGAAGCATTAGCGGCACCTAACACCCAACTGCGTCTGTTTGCAAAACCCGAGATTGACGGCCGCCGCCGCTTAGGTGTGGCGCTTGCCCGCGATACCGATATCCAGAGCGCGGTGAATAAAGCACTCGACAGCGCAAGCAAGGTCAAAGTGATTTTCTAA